The following proteins are encoded in a genomic region of Magnolia sinica isolate HGM2019 chromosome 1, MsV1, whole genome shotgun sequence:
- the LOC131237999 gene encoding transcription factor ILR3-like isoform X2 → MVSPENPNWLFDCGLIDDISVPGGDFQPPAPGFYWPSQGFSASNNSRARPESCNASGSKACREKRRRDMLNDRFLELASILEPGKPPKMDKAAILSDAVRVVTQLRSEAQKLKESNESLHEKIKELKVEKNELRDEKQKLKAEKEQLEQQVKAMTVTPSFVPHPAALPATFAAQGQAAAGNKLMPFISYPGVAMWQFMPPAAVDTSQDHVLRPPVA, encoded by the exons ATGGTTTCTCCGGAAAACCCTAACTGGCTCTTCGATTGCGGCCTCATAGACGATATTTCCGTCCCGGGAGGGGATTTCCAGCCGCCGGCTCCGGGGTTTTATTGGCCATCTCAGGGGTTCAGCGCGTCGAATAATTCCAG GGCAAGGCCTGAATCATGCAATGCGTCTGGCTCCAAAGCATGCAGAGAGAAAAGGCGCAGGGATATGCTGAATGACAG GTTTCTGGAGTTAGCTTCCATATTGGAGCCCGGAAAGCCACCCAAAATGGACAAAGCTGCTATCTTGAGTGATGCTGTCCGTGTGGTGACTCAGTTGCGAAGTGAAGCACAGAAGCTGAAAGAATCAAATGAaagtctccatgagaagatcaaaGAGCTGAAG GTTGAGAAGAATGAGCTTCGTGATGAGAAGCAGAAACTAAAGGCAGAGAAGGAACAGCTGGAGCAGCAAGTCAAGGCCATGACTGTGACACCCAGCTTCGTACCTCACCCTGCTGCGCTCCCAGCCACATTTGCTGCCCAAGGCCAAGCAGCGGCAGGCAACAAGTTGATGCCATTCATCAGCTACCCGGGAGTCGCCATGTGGCAATTCATGCCGCCTGCAGCAGTTGACACCTCGCAGGACCATGTTCTCCGCCCCCCAGTTGCTTAA
- the LOC131237999 gene encoding transcription factor ILR3-like isoform X1 codes for MVSPENPNWLFDCGLIDDISVPGGDFQPPAPGFYWPSQGFSASNNSSVEISGSFDDSDGLKNLSSQKRARPESCNASGSKACREKRRRDMLNDRFLELASILEPGKPPKMDKAAILSDAVRVVTQLRSEAQKLKESNESLHEKIKELKVEKNELRDEKQKLKAEKEQLEQQVKAMTVTPSFVPHPAALPATFAAQGQAAAGNKLMPFISYPGVAMWQFMPPAAVDTSQDHVLRPPVA; via the exons ATGGTTTCTCCGGAAAACCCTAACTGGCTCTTCGATTGCGGCCTCATAGACGATATTTCCGTCCCGGGAGGGGATTTCCAGCCGCCGGCTCCGGGGTTTTATTGGCCATCTCAGGGGTTCAGCGCGTCGAATAATTCCAG TGTGGAAATCAGTGGCTCCTTCGACGATTCAGATGGCCTTAAAAACTTAAGCTCGCAGAAAAG GGCAAGGCCTGAATCATGCAATGCGTCTGGCTCCAAAGCATGCAGAGAGAAAAGGCGCAGGGATATGCTGAATGACAG GTTTCTGGAGTTAGCTTCCATATTGGAGCCCGGAAAGCCACCCAAAATGGACAAAGCTGCTATCTTGAGTGATGCTGTCCGTGTGGTGACTCAGTTGCGAAGTGAAGCACAGAAGCTGAAAGAATCAAATGAaagtctccatgagaagatcaaaGAGCTGAAG GTTGAGAAGAATGAGCTTCGTGATGAGAAGCAGAAACTAAAGGCAGAGAAGGAACAGCTGGAGCAGCAAGTCAAGGCCATGACTGTGACACCCAGCTTCGTACCTCACCCTGCTGCGCTCCCAGCCACATTTGCTGCCCAAGGCCAAGCAGCGGCAGGCAACAAGTTGATGCCATTCATCAGCTACCCGGGAGTCGCCATGTGGCAATTCATGCCGCCTGCAGCAGTTGACACCTCGCAGGACCATGTTCTCCGCCCCCCAGTTGCTTAA
- the LOC131250218 gene encoding uclacyanin 1: MAMMRTFASLAVLLVMAQLAMGANHTVGGPQGSWDLSTNFQQWASSNSFSVGDNLIFQYAPVHSVLEVTKADYDSCQFGNPLESHTDGNTVIPLTSPGKRYFICGTEGHCSQGMKVEIDTVAESAPSVSLGSTPPNTDGPSPSPSASPIIPPPSTSPIISPSKSPSPSPKVPHSKSPSPSPKHSPSLYPKHSHSKSPSPFPFPSPSNSPLVAPLKSPSTLHSPSSSPSSSLPPAGSVPVPSPSAANGGGVGVKAATGFIFGMVVMMLLAL; this comes from the exons ATGGCCATGATGAGAACGTTTGCGAGCTTGGCCGTTCTTCTGGTCATGGCCCAATTAGCAATGGGAGCAAATCATACGGTTGGTGGGCCACAGGGTTCGTGGGATTTGAGCACTAACTTTCAGCAATGGGCATCGTCTAACTCATTTTCTGTGGGTGATAATCTAA TTTTCCAGTATGCTCCTGTCCACAGCGTGCTGGAGGTGACAAAGGCCGATTACGATTCATGCCAGTTCGGAAATCCGCTGGAGAGTCACACCGACGGGAACACGGTCATCCCTCTAACGTCTCCCGGTAAGCGATACTTCATCTGTGGAACTGAGGGCCATTGCAGCCAAGGAATGAAGGTTGAAATCGATACAGTCGCTGAATCAGCTCCATCCGTCAGTCTGGGAAGTACGCCTCCAAACACCGACGGTCCATCACCGTCACCTTCCGCTTCTCCTATTATACCTCCACCTTCTACTTCACCAATCATCTCACCTTCGAAATCTCCTTCTCCATCTCCGAAAGTCCCACATTCTAAATCTCCTTCACCTTCTCCCAAACACTCTCCTTCACTTTATCCTAAACACTCTCATTCAAAGTCCCcttcccctttccctttcccttccCCTTCGAATTCTCCTTTGGTTGCACCATTGAAATCACCTTCGACATTGCATTCTCCAAGCAGTTCTCCTTCAAGTTCGCTTCCACCGGCCGGCTCTGTGCCAGTGCCGTCTCCTTCAGCAGCTAATGGAGGTGGTGTGGGAGTGAAGGCGGCCACcggattcatttttgggatggtggTGATGATGCTTTTGGCTCTTTAA